CGATGCAAGTTACCGTGAAGGAATGAGTCGGCTAGAAGAAGGCCATGCTTGCGTAGGTCACGGTCGAATTGAACTGGTCCGTGATCGCTCGGTCATACCGTAGAACCTCTCCCTTGGCAGCCTGAATCAGCCGCAACATGGTGTAGATCGGGGCGAACCCGAAAATTCTTCGCTCATCGTGTTCCTTGAGGATGAACCGTGCAAAGGCCTCGGGATCCACCTCCTCCACATGCTTGAGCATGGCCAGGTCTGCCTGCATACACCGATGGAAAGTAAAGTCGCTGGGCGGGTTGGAGTCGCCATAACGCATGCCAATGTGAGCCAGCTCGGCGCTCGCCACGATGCAGGGCTCTTTGCCGGATGCTGCAATCCCCTCTTTCATGGTCTGGATAAAAGCCTCGATCTTGTCCTTCACGGGCTGGGATGCGGGGTCTGCCACGTAGGCAGGGGGAAACGCGCACAAGATGGGCACAATCGTAAAGGGGGTGTCCGGTCCCAGCGTGTGTTGGAGGAACGGAAGCTGAAACTCGATCGTGTGCTCGTATTGATGGTTCAGTTCCTCGTCGAAGTAGGTGCTAGAGCCGTGCTTCCTGAACCAATCCAAGATGTCCCGGTCCACCCGTACAAGCCCGAGGGGAGTCTCAAAATCTTTATCGGTGAGCGCGTAGAGGTTTTCCAGTCCAGCATGACAGGTTCCGAGCACGACAACCAGGTTCGGTGCAACGGCTTCCTTCAGCTCCTTGTACGCCCAGGCATACAGGGGACCGGCATCCCGCATTTCATGGTGCGGGGCCACGAGGCCTCGCATCCGCTTTCCACGATTGGCTGATGGC
The window above is part of the Candidatus Methylomirabilota bacterium genome. Proteins encoded here:
- the amrB gene encoding AmmeMemoRadiSam system protein B — translated: MTERAKDPNQYPLLRNLQFSPLRQQDEQYIMLWDASGISADKLIIPLSYFFIIQHFDGEHSLEQVATLYLKRFGEFLSPGRLSKLVADLNEKLFLEGERFAAAKAAARAAYRDAPVRKAAYAGKSYPDDSTQLLAQLESFYSSKEGPEIRPSANRGKRMRGLVAPHHEMRDAGPLYAWAYKELKEAVAPNLVVVLGTCHAGLENLYALTDKDFETPLGLVRVDRDILDWFRKHGSSTYFDEELNHQYEHTIEFQLPFLQHTLGPDTPFTIVPILCAFPPAYVADPASQPVKDKIEAFIQTMKEGIAASGKEPCIVASAELAHIGMRYGDSNPPSDFTFHRCMQADLAMLKHVEEVDPEAFARFILKEHDERRIFGFAPIYTMLRLIQAAKGEVLRYDRAITDQFNSTVTYASMAFF